Proteins encoded in a region of the Dreissena polymorpha isolate Duluth1 chromosome 6, UMN_Dpol_1.0, whole genome shotgun sequence genome:
- the LOC127835603 gene encoding uncharacterized protein LOC127835603: MTKFTRVLFYALNIMVAAFAREPSCPVCSRYDYEERILERVLRNEMAMDNLLAEIRQTNAEVNAALNMIKEDKTELASAIQGGLLTISKAVSAMTTNTSVAITQMERENKILKDQLVIPQVHFFVRIAEGPLTLSPGQDIIFKKTEINEGQGYDVASGKFTVSVPGLYAFAVQYCVDPHQGGYIDIVKQGTILQRSLSDKKSSNAYQCMFMQAFTRAAISDQIWSETWFWYTTH, translated from the exons ATGACGAAATTCACTCGGGTTCTGTTTTACGCGCTGAACATAATGGTCGCCGCATTTGCAAGAGAGCCTTCTTGTCCCGTTTGCTCGCGTTACGACTATGAAGAAAGAATACTGGAAAGAGTATTACGCAACGAAATGGCCATGGACAATTTGCTCGCCGAAATCCGACAAACTAACGCCGAAGTGAACGCTGCGTTAAACATGATAAAAGAGGACAAGACTGAGCTAGCCAGTGCAATACAAGGAGGACTGTTGACTATATCTAAAGCAGTGTCGGCGATGACGACCAACACGTCAGTTGCAATTACACAGATGGAGAGAGAAaacaagatattaaaag ATCAGCTAGTGATTCCACAGGTTCATTTCTTCGTCCGAATTGCTGAAGGTCCATTGACACTATCGCCTGGACAGGATATTATCTTCAAAAAAACGGAAATCAacgaaggtcaaggttatgaCGTGGCATCTGGGAAATTTACTGTCTCCGTCCCTGGGTTGTATGCATTCGCAGTCCAGTACTGCGTTGATCCGCACCAAGGTGGTTACATTGATATTGTGAAGCAAGGCACCATTCTGCAAAGATCACTTTCTGACAAAAAAAGCAGTAATGCATATCAGTGCATGTTCATGCAGGCGTTCACCAGGGC